The genomic interval ttctcacagtaaagaaggcttgtcgcctctgcaggttgaacctttttttctccagacggagggattgcccccttgttttttgagggggttttacatggaacaggatttcaccatattttttgtatgtgccattcatatatttatataagttaatcatgtccctccttagtcatctcttttcaaggctaaataggtttaattcttttaatctttcctcataactttgattctccatgccccttattagcttcgttgctcttctttgtattttttctaactccagggcatcctttctatgaactggagcccagaactgaactgcatattccagatgaggcctcactaatgctttgtaaagtggtaattttatatccctgtcccgcgagtccatgcctcttttaatacatgacaatattttgctggcctttgaagcagctgattgacactgcatgctgttatttagtctatgatctacaagtacacccagatgcttctcaacaagtgaatcggccagtgtagcgccccctaggacatatgatgcatgcaggttgttggtacccagatgcataactttacatttatctacattaaacttcatctgccaagtggacgcccaaacacttagtttgtttaaatctgcctgcaattcatgaacatcttccatagactgaactatattacatagcttggtgtcatctgcaaaaatagaaatagtgctattaatcccatcctccacATAACATTTCCACGTAACAGAACTCTTCATTTCCTGTGACAATTCCATCCTGAACGCTTCTTTCACTTCCTCGATATTCCTTAGCCCTTCTAGTAAGTCGATGATATCCTTGGAGAAAAGGCAGACTGTGTATCACaatctgcagcagaatttccACCTTCTTCCAAATCCTCCGCTCACGTTTGCGCCAAacacatttgtgtgtgtgtatatatattcaggcATGGAAGGTACTTGCCAACCTCCGCTTCCATTTGAGACTAGGCCAATAGTGACATTTGATTGCCCCCCCCCATAGTAAAATCACAGCAGTGCCACAACTTCAATATTGCCCTTGCGGATGAAGAAGTCACTAAACAATCACTAGACCCAAAACTTTTTCTTGGTAATGCTGACATTTTACCTCAACTGGTAGTCAAATATTGCCGTTACTCCCTAACCTAAATAgtgttttatataaaatatatatatatatttttttcctttcatGAAACACTATCGACCGCATTAGAAAAATATGAATAGTTAAACAAATCTAACCATTGGCTCCGTCATTTTCTTTTAAGGCAATGTTCACACTAAATACTGTCAGATGTGTTAAAACTACTGCATTGTACCCCTAATCCTGCGGCACAGAGGACAGTATGCCATTTACTAGATGTACAATACCTGATGGTaaggtgaacagagccttaaaaagTCTCAATGTAATAATCTAAAACAAAAACCAATACCCCATCACTTGGCACATGGCTATCACCCTACACGGGTTGAAAGCAGCTGAATTTGGCACGCCAGTTGTATTACCGGTCACTGGAGGACAGGCGTCCATCTCCGCTTATAAATCAATCGTAACCACAGTGTGTGATGCCTGCGGTGTGGACAGCCGTTATATTTACAGCCGTCGGGGCTGCCTTCACCCTACACTTGTCGGGGCTGCCTTCACCCTACACTTGTCGGGGCTGCCTTCACCCTACACTTGTCGGGGCTGCCTTCACCCTACACTTGTCGGGGCTGCTCTACCTCTTTTCCATTAAAAGTGGTaacaattctgcataaaagaaaaGGTAGGGCGTCCAGGAAAACTGGGTTATGCTGCGTGCAGGGGCAGTACCATGCATAAAGCTGGTCAAACATATGAGATAGCGGGCGGCtccacagctattcctcccgactccaccataaacaCACGCTCGGCAGAGGAGAAGGGAAATGTGCCGCTGCCCGAACCATGGGAACAAAGaaagttgaaatccaacatgccaatCCGTCTTTATCTACGACATCTGCCATTGGGAGAAACCAATAAACATTAGACAATGAGCAGATTTCCTCCCCTCCACCATACGACAGAGTAGTTTCCCTGGAGTGTTCCttaaagaaatgtttcccttctccTTTGTACTAGGATCACAGAAACCTTGAATGAGGCCTCCTGGATGGGGCTTGGAGGCTGTGTGCTGCCATATGTACAGAACTGCCCTCCTCTAGAAGGGCAGCAACGCTACTAGGGCAGCAACGCTCTGTACATACAACGCCTGATGgagaatgcaattttttttttatctgtttgaATAATACAGAATCACAGATAAGACCTCGATATGATCTTGGATGCCGACAGCGGAAGAGTCAAGGCCCCCTGCAGCCTAATGCCAGGACTTGTAAGACCAACATAATGATACTGACATTTACATtatgcccaaaaaaaaattctccaggATATTTCCAAACATTTAAGACGCATCATCAGATTGTTCATTAAGAAtttcacattttgtttttcttgtttttttttagttttgttttttgaaatcatttaattacacaggaatataataCTTCCCGTCCGTTCCCAAATAACTTGCTTATCACAGAAGATAAAATTCCTTGAGAAATAAATCCAGTAAGGATTTTTTCCTAGGCACCttcttgaaagaaaaaaaaaaaagacagaacatATGGAATTAGAACCATCAGAGATATTGGTTTTCACATACAGGCTCAGATAATGTCACATTTTTGTTTTCCTAATGAAAAAGCGTCTTATACCTTCAATCAGAGTGATCGAATCCGTCCTTTCATTCAACAACTTTCTAAggcaaccaaaacaaaaaaattttttttttaaaaatgctcattattcacatgaatgtaaacaaaaaaaaaaaagggggtaaaGAATTTTAGACAGTGTATACAATCTGAACAATaggaaagcatttttttttctcctcataTCGAAGGCTTCATTTGAAGGGAAAAAGAAACTTAACCTCCACAAACACAGCGGCACAAATTTTGTACAGTTAAATTTATAATACATCTCAAATCATACTAGGAATGCACGCTAAAACTGCACACTACTTCAgtgaaagaaaagaaaatagaCTTTGTGCAATTTGCTGCCCAAAATGGCAGTGATCCCtgcattgtatttttttattatttcaaaaggatcttaaccctttcactgccaaaaGGATCTGGCTAGCAAGGCTTGGCTGTTCTCTTCAAGAGAGACCGGGTTAAGTAACAgttacatatacatataaaaagaaaaaaaaaattaaaatgaaaaaaaggaaggCAAAAATTGGCAAACATCCAGCATctctagtatttttttttttttttttgaagtttATGTCTTAACCGAGTGGATGAGAATGTCATGATTAAAAAAATGTTACTTTCTGTTGTTTTAATAAATATTCTGTTTCTGACATCTGCACTGACATGATTCTAGAATGGTATCAAAGTAAACAAATGGGCCAGCAACAGACTGCTGGGGTGCGCTGGGAGTCCTTCCTCTCATTGTGTTTGGTATCCAGCCATACGATAGCCTGTTTGGTTTGTGATCAAGGTTCCGTTCTGCCCGGGGGTAGGTTGCACGCCATAATTTGGTCCCATCCATGCGGTTGCAGATGATGGTGTTTGACTGTGAATATTAACAAAGATTTTACATAAGCCTAAAATTCAAAGACCTGCACACCTTCAAAGAACAATGACCCTCCTACATACAagtactttataaaaaaaagaagtattGGTTCTGCCTATAGAAATCAGATTTCTCATTTTATCCTCAGAACATATTCTAGAATTAGAGCAGTGAGGAGTTGATTTGATGCTATGGATAAAAACAAAACTTGGTAGACAGTTTTTATGAATGTACACAAAAACCCAGTAGAgcgcccctttaaagggaaggtgtcaaaaaaatatttttttcgtatgtatgttattaaaatacattttatttatttgtgtttaacttttttctttttacatctctatgggggctgccatgttttttttcatctctgtatgagtcgattaacgacacatacagaaatggaatacggcacatacatcctcatagagaatgcgaatgggagccgttccattcactatagcgtacgccgtctgtgtgggaacggcgcatgccgtccaaaaggaaggtcttcggccgagcgacatccggcgccattttcatgtggaccggaaagcCGGTCGCggtttccgtccatatgttcagaagcaaggactaggagcggaggcagcggcaggagcaggtaagttatgtttgtgtatgcttgtgttatactgtgtgattactactgtatctaatcctcctacactgtgcattcgctcaaacaatggcagcacacagtgtaggaggtttgaccattcaaccccctcctttctcctggtactagccagaataagaggggggattgtgtgaggacactagggaagtgtgtgtctacaccaaatttgcagcataaagcaatgaggttgctttaccacattgcaatgctgcaattttgtgaattgctccctctagtgaccagcacatggaaaggttataaatttgaatctaatttataatatttcctgactttgtgaaaaaatgtaaaaaattagaacaatgtgtaatcatttattgactaacagtttaactaaaaaaaatatatatatatatttatttttttctagcgacacattccctttaaccccaaaGTCAATACACAatacaataaactttattaaaacaGCACTTAACAGCTTTAAACCTGGATTAGATAAGTCTAGCTTGGCACATACATAAACTTATTTCCCTATATGTACAACCCTCAAATGTATATATACGACAGGACTGAACGAAATCTAGGTGCGTAATGCATGGCACAGTTGTCACGGACAGCATCAAGAAAAACTCTCCCAGAAGAAGcgatcacagaccatttctgaagGGCAAAGTAAGCGCACATAACAGCTGTCATATTCTCCGTTAGTGGTGACCGATGCAAAAAAACAGCATATGAGCAGCCTATTAATATTATGTCGCTTCTTGCTATAGAGGGCGCGTCTTAGGCAAGGACTACATGTGTGGAGGGATGAGAATCCTTGCTATGACTAAAGGCAAAGTAGGGGCTGCTTTGACAATAATGGAGGGGAGAGTGGGGGCTGCACACGTTttagtagtggggggggggggggcacacagcCTTAACTAGCGAACGACTAACGGGAGGAAAACATCAGTGTTTTTGGTGCATTAAAAGCTCCTTAACCAGGGTGTGTGGACCCAGGTATACAGGAGGTTGTTGCtggcttctaagggtatgtgcacacacaccaattacgtccgtaattgacggacgtatttcggccgcaagtaccggactgaacacagtgcagggagccgggctcctagcatcatacttatgtacgatgctaggagtctctgcctcgctgcaggacaactgtcccgtactgtaatcatgttttcagtacgggacagttgtcctgcagcgaggcagggactcctagcatcgtacataagtatgatgctaggagcccggctccctgcactgtgttcggtccggtacttgcggccgaaatacgtccgtcaaatacggacgtaattagtgtgtgtgcacatacccgaactCTTGGAGCTGGCTCCTATACCTGGTCAGACGTAGCACTCAATTGATATAAGCATCATATTACACAATCAACACTTACCTAAATCCCTGCTGATTCCATGCTTGTCCATATACTCCATAAGCAGGCACCTGCCAACCATTGGGCATATACTGGCCTATTTGCTGGGCTCCTCCATACCACTGCCCCCACTGTCCATAGGGAGGCGGAAAGCTAATTTGGCTCTGCTGAggtcacagaaaaaaataataattcaaaacaaaaaaaaagacataagaaATCAGTGAGAAATGCAATATAATTGGGTTTCCAGAAAATTAAGCAAATCATGAAAAGGTTTCTCCTGTTCTTACCTGTTGAACAGTATTGAGCATGTCCGGTGTCTCCTTGCCCCAGTAACACTTTACCACATGACCTTCAATGGTAGTTCCATTCACGCTGACTATGGCATGAGCTGCACTTTCATGAGCACTAAACCTGTAGACACAAACATTAAATGTTGGTAAATCACACCTAGGTTTCTGCTTAAACATGTGAACTGATAATACTGGCCATTAGGACATGTAAAAAGAATtgccttaataaaaaaaataattgtaaaaagtACAGAGGCctcgctttatttttttttactcgttgGGGCACTTGAAGGCCAAATTCAATGGTGATCCAAGAGAATGTACAAAACAAAAATCACCTTAAAAGGAACGCATTTAAAATACAACCCCGgctagttacagcctgtattatggtTCAGAGCAGTATTCACAACTCGTAGGCTTCAGAGATGGAATCTCCAGCATGCCATGTTGGCACAGCACTTTGTGAAGTCTATACCAGGCCCTTTAGATGGTTGGATTAATCGGATGTAGGGAGAACTAAACTGTGGTGTGTTGACAAGCTTATCGACTGCTTCCAATAGCAACTGGCAGAACAGAGAACGCATCTCTAGACAACAatactatggcctcatgcacacgaccggaagGGTTGTTACTGTCTGCAGATACGGATCCGATGGCTATGGATAAACATCCGTaactgtccgcaattgcggaagcgcccacaGACTTCTAAGGGCGAGTCCGTCCTgcaattgcagacaagaataggacatgttctatcatttgtacggctcggacacacatccgtaaatatacggaaaggtgtccgtggccaatagaaactaACCTTTCAGCGATTCCATCTGTAATTACGAattaaaattacggtcgtgtgcatggggccttaggccttattcacacgaacgtgttatacgtccgtgctacgtgcgtgattttcacgcgcgtcacacggacctatgttaatgaatggggccgttcagccgGTCAGTGAATTTCTCAtgacgtcctatatttgcccgggcttagcgctgcacgcacccattgaagtcaatcgcgctcggcacacggaagcacttccgggtgccgcgcgtgatttgcgctacagtagtaaaaactatgaatcaaaacagaaaagcaccacgtgcttttcggtttgtaaacataaaaccagagtgtcataatgatggcggctgcgcggaaatcacgcagctgcgtaccatatgctgatgccacacggagcttttgcgcgcgcaaaatgcagcattttttgcgcgcgcaaaacggacatatccgtgtgaataaggccttagtctgtaGATTTGACCTACGTATGAATAGTAAATTGTTGTTCATATGTAAACCTGCAGTTAAATTATCCGGGTTCTGAAATTTTGTTTGCTAATGGCTTCAGTCAGAGTGCTGAGCGGTCATATGTTGTATTTATGATAGAAATGTGATCACTCGCCACTGAGccatctgattggctgcagcggtcacatgcgtgCAGTGCCGCCAAAGCGTCAGCGCTGAATCGCCGCGGGAAAGGATTCGCGAGTCCTGATTCTTTTGGTAATTTCTCTCACTTTCAGCCATAAGTAAACAAAATTCAAATCAGAGTAATCCCTGTAATTTCTGATGAGATGTTCACGGGATCCACTTCGCTCCAATAACAAAGAGAAACTGcagaaaaaccccccaaaaaacctGCCTCACCAATGACTGAAATTGTGATATAAATGTATCAGACTAGTAGGAGTACCAAAACCTATGTATTCAGATCATACCACAACAcaaaatgtgaacacagcccaaggcTCACATCTGCGTTAATTTTTTCGATTCTGTTCGGCCATAGGATtggaagaacaaaaaaaaaaaacagaagtgccGGAGCAATTACATGACCGACACTAATGGCGCCTGAcataacccattgacttcaatgggctccGCCAGATTTCCATCTGGGTGTTTTACCGGAAGAAATAGCGCTGCTCATTCCGGCATTTTTACCATAACATATCCATTTGGAAACCGATACAACTGACCagtcaaaaaaaagaaaaaaaggggttCAAAAAGCTTTTAGTTCtctgttaaccctttagtgaccagcctattttagtccttcatgaccaagctatttttaaagcttttccatcgtcgcatatctgttatgaggacttgttttttgcgggataagttgtatttttaatagcaccattttggggtacatataaaatTTATCAGCTTTTTTTGGGAggagggggaaatagaaaaaaaaagcaatttcgccACTATTTTTTTGCgtactaaatttacgccgtttaccatatAAACATAACTTTACCcagtgggtcgttacgattgtgaGGATTCCACATTTATATACACTTCCGgtcaaaagttttagaacaccAATTTTTCcagctattttttacattaataCAGTTCTAGTACAGCAAATAACGTGAAAGGTTCAAAAGTAAGTTAAAAACAAAATAGGATTTTTTTAACCTCAAAACACAATAATAGTCTGAACttctaattttaaccccttcaggacacagcctgttttggccttgtggacacagatgattttttcaaatctgacgtgtcactttatgtggtaataactccggaatgcttttacctatccaagcgattctgagattgttttcttgtgacacattggactttatgttagtgaaaaaattgtcgataaattcaatatttatttgtgaaaaatgtcacattttagcaaaaattagcatttttctatatttaaatgtatttgcttataaaacagatagtaataccacacaaaatagttactagttcacatcccccatatgtctactttatgtttgcatcgttttttgaacgtccttttatttttctaggatgttacaaggcttagaactttagcagcaacttctcatattttcaagaaaatttcaataggccattttttcggggaccagttcagttctgaagtggctttgagggccttatatattagaaagtccccataaatcaccccattttgaaaactgcacccctcaaagtattcaaaaccacattcagaaagtattttaaccctttaggcgtttcacaggaattaaggcaaagtagaggtgaaatttacaaatttcattttttttgcaaaaattcatttgtaataaaaaaaataaatctgtaacacagaaggttttaccagagaaacgcaactcaatatttattgcccagattctgcatattttacaaatatcccacatgtggccctagtgcggtaatggactgatacgcaggcctcagaagcaaaggaccacctagtggattttggggccttctttttttagaatatattttaggcaccatgtcaggtttgaggtggtcttgtggtgccaaaacagtcgaaacccccaaaaagtgaccccattttggaaactacacccctcaaggcatttttctaggggaatatttagcattttgacgccacagtttttttgcagaatttagtttagtctgtgaagatgaaaatcacctatttttctgtggaaacatagaattttttcatttttacaagttacaagaaataaaggagaaaaagaaccccaacatttgtaaagcaatttctcctgattacggcaataccccatatgtggtcataaactgatgtttggactcacagcaaggctcaggagggaaggagcgccttttggagagcgaattttgctggattggttttcagtgtcatgtcgggtttgcaacgccccggagggaccaaaacagtggaagcgctccaaaagtgaccctattttggaatctacacccctcaaggaatttttctaggggtatagtgagcattttgaccccacaggatcttttttagagcgaaggtgacaaacagcgattttggcgctttaaattctttatttattacagcgttcaccgtgcgcaataaattacgttttactttattctgccggtcggtacgattacgccgataccatatgtgtatagttttttttacgttttgcagcgtttgcacaataaaattacgtttctataaaataatttat from Rhinoderma darwinii isolate aRhiDar2 chromosome 3, aRhiDar2.hap1, whole genome shotgun sequence carries:
- the TIA1 gene encoding cytotoxic granule associated RNA binding protein TIA1 isoform X3, which gives rise to MTTGKSKGYGFVSFFNKWDAENAIAQMGGQWLGGRQIRTNWATRKPPAPKSTYESNTKQLSYEEVVNQSSPSNCTVYCGGVTSGLTEQLMRQTFSPFGQIMEVRVFPDKGYSFVRFSAHESAAHAIVSVNGTTIEGHVVKCYWGKETPDMLNTVQQQSQISFPPPYGQWGQWYGGAQQIGQYMPNGWQVPAYGVYGQAWNQQGFSQTPSSATAWMGPNYGVQPTPGQNGTLITNQTGYRMAGYQTQ